One window of the Amycolatopsis mediterranei genome contains the following:
- a CDS encoding DUF3631 domain-containing protein, whose amino-acid sequence MPDLDTALSAIDAAIADPDSGTRTVCGHCGTALAGSPSDDFCTEECQTRWLAEHAAGPDPVDNGAGPDRDLAEQDPARPMPYMPAPPPPPSGAQILDKVAAFVSRFNVFPSEHCAATLALWYAHTHAAEHFYVTPRLILDSAEPGSGKTRVLEVAQFLVRSAEMTLSATTAALFRLVSDGPITILFDEVDAIFNPAKGGNTEDLRAMLNAGYKRSATIPRCVGDARAMKVERFKVYAPVALAGIAGHMPDTITTRAITFHMRRRAPGETVEPFKERVVERQATPLRDKLATWVASVGNQVGDAEPEMPEGVTDRAAEIWEPLLAIADAAGEHWPATARAACAYFVASNSNRGGSFGIQLLADMRRIFTQRNTDRLPSTFIIAELLEMEESDWTDVKGKPLNPRMMAKELARYDVKPTTFKYDGDSVKGYTTTGATGLADAWSRYLPGTG is encoded by the coding sequence ATGCCTGATCTGGACACTGCGTTGTCGGCGATCGACGCCGCCATCGCCGACCCCGACAGCGGCACCCGCACGGTCTGCGGACACTGCGGGACGGCGCTGGCCGGGTCACCCTCCGACGACTTCTGCACCGAGGAATGCCAAACCCGATGGCTGGCCGAGCACGCGGCCGGCCCCGATCCCGTCGACAACGGCGCGGGCCCGGACCGTGACCTTGCCGAGCAGGACCCGGCCCGGCCGATGCCCTACATGCCCGCCCCGCCACCACCCCCGAGCGGGGCGCAGATCCTGGACAAGGTGGCCGCGTTCGTGTCCCGGTTCAACGTGTTCCCGTCCGAGCACTGCGCCGCCACGCTGGCGCTCTGGTACGCCCACACCCACGCCGCCGAGCACTTCTACGTCACTCCGCGCCTGATCCTGGACTCCGCCGAACCCGGCAGCGGCAAAACCCGCGTGCTGGAGGTCGCGCAGTTCCTGGTCCGGTCGGCGGAAATGACGCTCTCGGCCACCACCGCCGCACTGTTCCGGCTGGTGTCCGACGGGCCGATCACCATCCTGTTCGACGAAGTGGACGCCATCTTCAACCCCGCCAAAGGAGGCAACACCGAAGACCTGCGCGCGATGCTCAACGCCGGATACAAGCGCTCGGCCACCATCCCGCGCTGCGTCGGCGACGCCCGCGCGATGAAGGTCGAGCGGTTCAAGGTCTACGCCCCGGTGGCGCTGGCAGGCATCGCCGGGCACATGCCCGACACCATCACCACCCGCGCCATCACCTTCCACATGCGCCGCCGCGCCCCCGGCGAAACCGTCGAACCGTTCAAGGAACGCGTCGTGGAACGCCAGGCCACGCCGCTGCGGGACAAGCTCGCAACCTGGGTGGCCAGCGTCGGCAACCAAGTCGGCGACGCTGAACCGGAAATGCCCGAGGGCGTCACCGACCGGGCGGCCGAAATCTGGGAACCGCTGCTGGCGATCGCCGACGCCGCGGGCGAGCACTGGCCGGCCACCGCCCGCGCCGCCTGCGCCTACTTCGTGGCCAGCAACAGCAACCGAGGCGGCAGTTTCGGGATCCAGCTGCTCGCCGACATGCGGCGGATCTTCACCCAGCGCAACACCGACCGGTTGCCGTCCACGTTCATCATCGCCGAACTGCTGGAAATGGAGGAATCCGACTGGACCGACGTCAAAGGAAAACCGCTCAACCCCCGCATGATGGCCAAAGAACTCGCGCGCTACGACGTCAAACCGACCACGTTCAAGTACGACGGCGACAGCGTCAAGGGCTACACCACCACCGGAGCGACCGGCCTGGCCGACGCCTGGAGCCGCTACCTGCCCGGCACCGGCTGA
- a CDS encoding DNA cytosine methyltransferase, which translates to MTYTTYHEFAGFGGDTTGVLAVPGTRGVLGANHNPDAIATHALNFPGMDHYEGDIAKADIGTFPRVDFFWASPSCPPWTDARGVKRDFDQSTQGVLFDPATGPRATDPSVARARALMEEVPRYLQAMNRRGRPVLGGVTENVVQVVKWDQFKRWRREIEEEGYRTRLIALNAMHVTGPTLGKVAQSRNRFFLAYWLEALGRDPDWDKWLRPRAYCPDCDVMVSAVQAFKKPAAVPGTEMGVYGIRHGQYVYRCPHRSCRRRIIEPGVLPASEIIDWSLDPGQRIGERVDKKGRPDPLEESTIDRIEAGLARHVGALLAPAGGTWREHATSLAVPLPTRTTRETDGLVCPPLLVSCAARAGVDTATTVEMPLRTQTCRRETAVVVPPFVSLQRGGGSATAAYPIAGPIPTVSAQGNHHGLVGPPAGDELALLVAYYGNGGTQTTDRPVGTLTTRDRYGLLGSTGTHHAAPPPVEACTFRMLEPHEIAAGMGFPSGYKVPPKVAKSKRKQVRGWGNAVPPAMAEVLASALIETFSGEPLEPAA; encoded by the coding sequence ATGACCTACACCACCTACCACGAGTTCGCCGGGTTCGGCGGCGACACCACCGGCGTGCTCGCCGTCCCGGGCACCCGCGGCGTCCTCGGGGCCAACCACAACCCCGACGCCATCGCCACCCACGCCCTGAACTTCCCCGGCATGGACCACTACGAGGGCGACATCGCCAAGGCCGACATCGGCACCTTCCCGCGGGTGGACTTCTTCTGGGCCTCCCCGTCGTGTCCGCCGTGGACCGACGCCCGCGGCGTGAAGCGCGACTTCGACCAGAGCACCCAGGGCGTCCTGTTCGACCCGGCGACCGGGCCGCGCGCCACCGACCCCAGCGTCGCCCGCGCCCGGGCGCTGATGGAGGAAGTCCCGCGGTACCTGCAGGCGATGAACCGGCGCGGCCGGCCGGTGCTCGGGGGCGTGACGGAGAACGTGGTCCAGGTCGTCAAGTGGGACCAGTTCAAGCGCTGGCGCCGCGAGATCGAGGAGGAGGGCTACCGCACCCGCCTGATCGCCCTCAACGCCATGCACGTCACCGGCCCGACACTCGGGAAGGTCGCCCAATCCCGCAACCGGTTCTTCCTCGCCTACTGGCTGGAAGCGCTAGGCCGCGATCCGGACTGGGACAAGTGGTTGCGGCCCCGTGCCTACTGCCCCGACTGCGACGTCATGGTGTCGGCGGTGCAGGCGTTCAAGAAGCCCGCCGCGGTGCCCGGCACCGAGATGGGCGTCTACGGCATCCGGCACGGCCAGTACGTCTACCGCTGCCCCCACCGGTCCTGTCGTCGGCGGATCATCGAACCCGGCGTGCTCCCGGCGTCGGAGATCATCGACTGGAGTCTCGACCCAGGGCAGCGCATCGGCGAACGCGTCGACAAGAAGGGCCGACCGGACCCGCTGGAGGAATCCACGATCGACCGGATCGAGGCCGGGCTGGCCCGGCACGTCGGCGCGCTGCTGGCGCCCGCGGGCGGCACTTGGCGCGAGCACGCCACGAGCCTTGCCGTGCCGCTGCCGACGCGCACCACCCGGGAGACCGACGGGCTGGTGTGCCCGCCGCTGCTCGTGTCCTGTGCGGCGCGGGCCGGGGTCGACACCGCCACCACGGTCGAGATGCCGTTGCGGACGCAGACCTGCCGCCGTGAAACCGCGGTCGTGGTCCCGCCGTTCGTGTCGCTGCAGCGTGGTGGCGGCTCCGCCACCGCGGCCTACCCCATCGCCGGGCCGATCCCCACCGTCTCGGCCCAGGGCAACCACCACGGCCTGGTAGGCCCGCCGGCCGGAGATGAGCTGGCCCTGTTGGTGGCCTACTACGGCAACGGCGGCACCCAGACCACCGACCGCCCGGTGGGAACGCTGACCACCCGGGACCGCTACGGCCTCCTCGGCAGCACTGGCACCCACCACGCCGCGCCGCCGCCGGTGGAGGCGTGCACGTTCCGGATGCTCGAACCGCACGAGATCGCCGCCGGGATGGGCTTCCCGTCCGGCTACAAGGTGCCGCCGAAGGTCGCGAAGTCCAAGCGCAAGCAGGTCCGCGGCTGGGGCAACGCCGTCCCGCCCGCGATGGCCGAGGTGCTTGCCTCGGCTCTGATCGAGACGTTCTCCGGCGAGCCGCTGGAGCCCGCGGCGTGA
- a CDS encoding helix-turn-helix transcriptional regulator translates to MSTKDEKLTIPQVCDELQIARSTFYDWRAKNRGPKCIRLPNRKVRVRRSDLNRWLESQEAA, encoded by the coding sequence ATGTCCACGAAAGACGAAAAGCTCACCATTCCGCAGGTGTGCGATGAACTGCAAATCGCGCGCTCGACATTCTACGACTGGCGCGCGAAGAACCGCGGCCCGAAGTGCATCCGGTTGCCGAATCGCAAAGTGCGCGTCCGCCGGTCCGATCTCAATCGCTGGCTCGAATCCCAGGAGGCTGCATGA
- a CDS encoding RRQRL motif-containing zinc-binding protein: MAPRNPWVLAAVPWSQDLEFTRGRWHGKPLLSYNIAPRHLLATRRQLRAENMRPGGQDPVAFLYFRCHKAAKLVYANLYLIAEAKPVRPMTSARAAALAKAMAARRTCRECGETGWAELPRAHRTCEACLYTAGLPADSYLHDYLIGEPTLTAAQHAALLEASQTPCPTTTPPR; this comes from the coding sequence ATGGCACCACGCAATCCGTGGGTGTTGGCCGCGGTGCCCTGGTCACAGGATCTGGAGTTCACCCGCGGCCGGTGGCACGGCAAACCGCTGCTGTCGTACAACATCGCACCGCGACACCTGCTGGCTACCCGCCGCCAGCTGCGGGCGGAGAACATGCGGCCGGGCGGGCAGGACCCGGTGGCGTTCTTGTACTTCCGCTGCCACAAGGCCGCCAAGCTCGTGTACGCGAACCTGTACCTCATCGCCGAAGCCAAACCCGTCCGGCCGATGACCTCCGCCCGCGCCGCCGCGCTGGCCAAGGCGATGGCCGCCCGCCGCACCTGCCGCGAGTGCGGCGAGACCGGGTGGGCCGAGCTGCCCAGGGCACACCGCACTTGCGAAGCCTGCCTCTACACCGCCGGGCTCCCGGCGGATTCCTACCTGCACGACTACCTGATCGGCGAACCCACCCTCACCGCGGCCCAACACGCCGCACTCCTGGAAGCGAGCCAAACACCATGCCCCACAACGACCCCGCCCCGCTGA